From Fundulus heteroclitus isolate FHET01 unplaced genomic scaffold, MU-UCD_Fhet_4.1 scaffold_42, whole genome shotgun sequence, one genomic window encodes:
- the LOC118560332 gene encoding tripartite motif-containing protein 16-like — MEQNQLDRETLSCSICLDLLKDPVTIPCGHSYCMKCIKNFWDEEDQKGIHSCPQCRETFTPRPVLKKSTMLAALVEQLKKTGLQAAPADLCYAGPEDVACDFCSGRKLKAIKSCLVCLTSFCKKHLQPHYDVAPLKKHKLVEPSKNLQENICSGHDEVMKMFCRTDQKCICYLCPEDEHKGHDTVSAAAERTERQRELEVRRENIQQRIQDREKDVKLLQQELEAIKHSADKTVEDSEKIFTQLIRLMQKRSSDVKQQIRSQQETEGSRVKELQEKLEQEITELKRKDAELKQLSDTEDHNQFLHNYPSLSALSESTHSSSIKIRPLSYFEDVTAAVSELRDQLQDILRDAWTNISLRLTEVDVSLSEPEPKSRAGFFKFSCKITLDPNTAHSYLLLSEGNRKVTLMKQPQSYSSHPDRFTNHLQVLSRESLTGRCYWEVERRNGVYVAVTYKNISRAGGGNECRFGNNDKSWALDCYQGGYGFGHNNKWTIISGPSSSRVGVYMDHRAGILSFYSVSKTMTLLYRVQTTFTQPLHAGVYLDPEGSAEFCKPK; from the coding sequence atggagcagaaccagctggaccgagaaaccttgtcctgttcgatctgtctggatctactgaaggatccggtgactattccctgtggacacagctactgtatgaagtgtattaaaaacttctgggatgaagaggatcagaaaggaatccacagctgccctcagtgcagggAGACCTTCACACCGAGGCCCGTTCTGAAGAAAagcaccatgttagcagctttagtggagcagctgaagaagactggactccaagctgctcctgctgatctctgctatgctggacctgaagatgtggcctgtgatttctgctctggaagaaaactgaaagccatcaaGTCCTGTTTAGTCTGTCTGACCTCTTTCTGTAagaaacaccttcagcctcattatgatGTGGCTCCACtaaagaaacacaagctggtggagccctccaagaacctccaggagaacatctgctctggtcatgatgaggtgatgaagatgttctgtcgtactgatcagaagtgtatctgttatctctgccctgaggatgaacataaaggccacgacacagtgtcagctgcagcagaaaggactgagaggcagagagagctggaggtgagacgagaaaacatccagcagagaatccaggacagagagaaagatgtgaagctgcttcaacaggagctggaggccatcaagcactctgctgataaaacagtggaggacagtgagaagatcttcactcagctgatccgtctcatgcagaaaagaagctctgatgtgaagcagcagatcagatcccagcaggaaactgaagggagtcgagtcaaagagcttcaggagaagctggagcaggagatcactgagctgaagaggaaagacgctgagctgaagcagctctcagacacagaggatcacaaccagtttctccacaactacccctcactgtcagcactcagtgagtctacacactcatccagcatcaagatccgtcctctcagctactttgaggatgtgacagcagctgtgtcagagctcagagatcaactacaggacatcctgagagacgcatggacaaacatctcactgagactcactgaggtggatgtttcactgtcagaaccagaaccaaagagcagagctggattctttaaattttcatgtaaaatcacactggatccaaacacagcacacagttatctgttactatcagaggggaacaggaaggtgacattgATGAAACAACCTCAGTCTTATTctagtcatccagacagattcactAATCATCTTCAGGTTctgagtagagagagtctgactggacgttgttactgggaggtggagaggagaaaTGGAGTTTATGTAGCAGTCACATACAAGAATatcagcagagcaggaggagggaATGAATGTAGATTTGGAAATAATGACAAATCTTGGGCATTAGATTGTTACCAAGGAGGTTATGGATTTGGTCACAATAACAAGTGGACCATCATTTCAGGTCCtagttcctccagagtaggagtgtacatggatcacagagcaggtattcttTCCTTTTACAGCGTCTCTAAAACCATGACTCTCCTctacagagtccagaccaccttcACTCAGCCGCTACATGCTGGAGTATATCTTGATCCTGAaggttctgctgagttctgtaAACCCAAATAG